In Solanum stenotomum isolate F172 chromosome 6, ASM1918654v1, whole genome shotgun sequence, one DNA window encodes the following:
- the LOC125866841 gene encoding uncharacterized protein LOC125866841 isoform X2, giving the protein MFAIELVCVDVAIDDAEIGAPMLRSFEYIEDEGIICFKSAPHLAKLSLTHKKYHVGTGSFLESFSALEHLKLNRFSLKFVVAVANKVPARLPFNLKCVKHLCLDSILLKQLNNVLCVLCLLRSFLHLQYFEIQVIDEDDEIPERECLKLEACSDVTFNHLREVKLSCTIGSEPELQLIKLLLAKSPMLERMLIQPSKTGRHASRTITIPIVLNSFRRASPEVQVVYNL; this is encoded by the exons atGTTCGCAATTGAG TTGGTGTGCGTTGATGTTGCCATCGATGACGCTGAAATTGGTGCTCCCATGCTGAGATCCTTTGAATACATCGAAGATGAAGgaattatatgttttaaaagTGCCCCGCATCTTGCAAAACTTTCACTTACGCATAAGAAATATCACGTGGGGACAGGAAGTTTTCTTGAGTCTTTCTCTGCTCTTGAACATCTCAAGTTGAATCGGTTTAGTCTTAAG TTTGTGGTTGCAGTAGCAAATAAAGTACCAGCAAGGCTCCCTTTTAATCTTAAATGCGTCAAACATCTTTGCTTAGATTCGATTCTTCTGAAGCAATTGAATAACGTCTTGTGTGTTCTTTGCTTGTTAAGAAGCTTCCTGCATCTGCAATATTTTGAAATCCAG GTgattgatgaagatgatgaaattcCAGAACGAGAATGTCTTAAATTGGAAGCTTGCTCAGATGTGACATTTAATCACCTTAGAGAAGTTAAGCTAAGTTGTACTATAGGCTCAGAGCCTGAGTTGCAGCTTATCAAGCTTTTGTTGGCCAAGTCTCCCATGCTGGAGAGAATGCTAATTCAACCCTCGAAAACAGGTCGTCATGCTAGCAGAACAATCACAATCCC
- the LOC125866841 gene encoding uncharacterized protein LOC125866841 isoform X3, producing MLRSFEYIEDEGIICFKSAPHLAKLSLTHKKYHVGTGSFLESFSALEHLKLNRFSLKFVVAVANKVPARLPFNLKCVKHLCLDSILLKQLNNVLCVLCLLRSFLHLQYFEIQVIDEDDEIPERECLKLEACSDVTFNHLREVKLSCTIGSEPELQLIKLLLAKSPMLERMLIQPSKTGRHASRTITIPIVLNSFRRASPEVQVVYNL from the exons ATGCTGAGATCCTTTGAATACATCGAAGATGAAGgaattatatgttttaaaagTGCCCCGCATCTTGCAAAACTTTCACTTACGCATAAGAAATATCACGTGGGGACAGGAAGTTTTCTTGAGTCTTTCTCTGCTCTTGAACATCTCAAGTTGAATCGGTTTAGTCTTAAG TTTGTGGTTGCAGTAGCAAATAAAGTACCAGCAAGGCTCCCTTTTAATCTTAAATGCGTCAAACATCTTTGCTTAGATTCGATTCTTCTGAAGCAATTGAATAACGTCTTGTGTGTTCTTTGCTTGTTAAGAAGCTTCCTGCATCTGCAATATTTTGAAATCCAG GTgattgatgaagatgatgaaattcCAGAACGAGAATGTCTTAAATTGGAAGCTTGCTCAGATGTGACATTTAATCACCTTAGAGAAGTTAAGCTAAGTTGTACTATAGGCTCAGAGCCTGAGTTGCAGCTTATCAAGCTTTTGTTGGCCAAGTCTCCCATGCTGGAGAGAATGCTAATTCAACCCTCGAAAACAGGTCGTCATGCTAGCAGAACAATCACAATCCC
- the LOC125866841 gene encoding F-box/FBD/LRR-repeat protein At1g13570-like isoform X1 produces MSPNDKEIACQSVDLDVLSSLPENVIHDILKFLPLRDVVRTNILSTKWRYKWCRIPQLELYLAPWLVEDLRSASIQFNNILYHLLTFHAGPISKFIFILYTNGRGRPELDKLVYFLSRNGIQHLDFTFCGCSQYKMHSSFFTCSQLRYLSLSGCEIQIVPPAFKGFHKLISLKLSEVTISSIVLESLISNCPLIEQLVCVDVAIDDAEIGAPMLRSFEYIEDEGIICFKSAPHLAKLSLTHKKYHVGTGSFLESFSALEHLKLNRFSLKFVVAVANKVPARLPFNLKCVKHLCLDSILLKQLNNVLCVLCLLRSFLHLQYFEIQVIDEDDEIPERECLKLEACSDVTFNHLREVKLSCTIGSEPELQLIKLLLAKSPMLERMLIQPSKTGRHASRTITIPIVLNSFRRASPEVQVVYNL; encoded by the exons ATGTCTCCTAATGACAAAGAAATTGCGTGTCAAAGTGTAGATCTGGATGTACTTAGTAGCCTTCCTGAGAATGTAATTCATgatattcttaaatttttgcCTTTACGAGATGTGGTGCGGACAAACATCTTATCCACGAAATGGAGATACAAGTGGTGCAGAATTCCTCAATTGGAACTCTACCTAGCACCTTGGCTAGTAGAGGACTTGAGATCTGCTTCAATTCAatttaataacattttatatCACCTTTTAACCTTTCATGCCGGACCAATTTCTAAGTTTATCTTCATCCTTTATACTAATGGAAGAGGTCGTCCTGAGCTTGACAAGTTGGTATATTTCCTCTCTAGGAATGGAATTCAGCATCTTGATTTTACATTCTGTGGGTGTAGCCAATACAAAAtgcattcttctttttttacatGTTCGCAATTGAGGTATCTGTCTCTCTCTGGTTGTGAAATACAGATTGTTCCTCCAGCCTTTAAAGGATTTCACAAGTTAATTAGCCTGAAATTATCTGAAGTCACAATTTCTTCCATAGTTCTTGAAAGTTTAATCTCTAATTGTCCATTGATCGAGCAGTTGGTGTGCGTTGATGTTGCCATCGATGACGCTGAAATTGGTGCTCCCATGCTGAGATCCTTTGAATACATCGAAGATGAAGgaattatatgttttaaaagTGCCCCGCATCTTGCAAAACTTTCACTTACGCATAAGAAATATCACGTGGGGACAGGAAGTTTTCTTGAGTCTTTCTCTGCTCTTGAACATCTCAAGTTGAATCGGTTTAGTCTTAAG TTTGTGGTTGCAGTAGCAAATAAAGTACCAGCAAGGCTCCCTTTTAATCTTAAATGCGTCAAACATCTTTGCTTAGATTCGATTCTTCTGAAGCAATTGAATAACGTCTTGTGTGTTCTTTGCTTGTTAAGAAGCTTCCTGCATCTGCAATATTTTGAAATCCAG GTgattgatgaagatgatgaaattcCAGAACGAGAATGTCTTAAATTGGAAGCTTGCTCAGATGTGACATTTAATCACCTTAGAGAAGTTAAGCTAAGTTGTACTATAGGCTCAGAGCCTGAGTTGCAGCTTATCAAGCTTTTGTTGGCCAAGTCTCCCATGCTGGAGAGAATGCTAATTCAACCCTCGAAAACAGGTCGTCATGCTAGCAGAACAATCACAATCCC